The Seriola aureovittata isolate HTS-2021-v1 ecotype China chromosome 7, ASM2101889v1, whole genome shotgun sequence genome includes the window AATCCTTCCACGTTTATCTTTAATTCTTCCTTTCACTCgcccctccctctgctgcccTCACGCCTCTCCTCTGTTCCCCGGTGCAGCTCTGACACTGAAAGAGGAATGTATCGTGTTTGCAAACCGAAACCAGCCCGACGTGATGACAAGGCACGCAGAACGTGCAGGCAACTTGAAGATGCGGCAGAGCGCGCGCACACCGTTGTGATGCTGATGCTTGGAAGGAGGGGCGGTTGCCTAGCGACAGACTccagttcctgctgctgcagcaacgagggggaaagaaaacatcactgtaCTGGCCGATGTACAGGGAGGATAGTAGTTAAAAAGAAGGCAAGAAGGGTTCAATTAGTGTCTCATAGGTGCCTGGTCTAATCCATATATGTCAACAAACAGATTAGAGCCATAAAGGTTTCGTAACTATATGGCTCTGTTACTGGTAAATACATAATATATTACTGCTTTATAGATCATTTTTAGCCATTAAAGAGAACAACTCTTAGGTTGCCAGGTTATGAAAAATCCACCTCCataatgacatatatgtctTTTTTGCTCGATTTTTATAGATCAAAATCCATTAATAAACTGCTTGACTTGACTccacacaagagaaaaaaaattacaaaatctAGGAACAAGTGGTATATAATATTAGTGGCATAGTTATTGTACCAACACACAGTTTCaaaccacaacacacatctcatgtttacagttttgcatttttattcagCAAGTGACAAAATCTTGTGGCAGGactaaaaatacactgaatgtgAAAGAAACTTGTTACAGGAAATAGTATATctgggcagaaaaaaaaactgtcaggaTCAGATGAGCACCTGTAATCAGAGTCATTTTGAATGATCTGAAAATTTCCTGAAGAGGAAGACTGTCAAGTCTGATGTAGAAAATGTGTGGTAGTGTTTAGTCAGAGATTTACCAGGCACTTCAGATAAAAGGCAAGATCCACTAAATCAATTCCAAATGAGGGACAGATGAGCACCACTGCTTCCCAGCCTCTCACATCCTGTCTATTCACTTGCTTTATCCATCATTCTTTTATCTCTCTACTCATCCCTCTCATATTGCACTTATCTCAGTTTCCATCCTCCACATTCTCAATCCCTTCATCtattaaaacaaagtgtttgcTTCAGCCTCAACAAACAACCGACATGAACTTGTTTAAATCATTAACGCAAAGAGCATGTTTTCAATTTCTTATAGGATGTAACAATGAAATTTCTATGTCATGCACTCAGCGTGTTCAGAGTCATCTGGGGCTGTAGATTTTGTAGAATGCATCATAACAGCATTATAATAATGCTGTGCACTACTGAAACATCTCATCAATTCTCAACGGATATGCACAAAATAACCATAATGGAATGTAAATATAACTTCAGCCAACATTTAAAGCTCAATGTTCAGTTCATGACATCTATTTGTCAAAGTATGTATGAGCCACTAAAAATGCTGAGAAGCAAAATATGTCCCGTTTCTCATATGGCACTTAAGGAATGGGATGTCTACCTCTCTGTGCTCTTGTAATAGTATACAAACCATCTGAATTTGAAACAGTCAACTGACAAAAAATTGAAATTGCATTGCCAAACAAAGGTGTTTCATGACTTATTGTTCAATCATTTTAGCATTTCCATCTAATTTCCATCTAACAGAATCATTTAAATGCCCGTGGCCCCATgaatttaatgacattttggGCAAAAGACTACAACCAGGAGCCTGCTGTGTGAACTGTATGTAATGAATCAAAATACTTTATAACAAACTCTTCCTCTGCCACTGAACTACTAAAAGCTATTACTGCATGTGCTCACACTTACGCGGTGAATGAACTGGTTCCATTAAGCTgaaatttgtttgttgtttgttttactaAAGAGCTACCCAGTCCAGAAAAGACTTTTAAAACACAGCTGAAGTTCTTCCAAGACATTAAACAGTGGTGATGTAGGGTTCATAATGTGGTGATAAGCTAAAGAAATACAGGGTGAGAAATAGAAATGTACAACCGTACTAAACATTGTGGGGACTGGTTTTTGAATTTGCATCAGGGCTCAGTTTAGGGCCATCGAAGACTCCACTTCACCAACTCTTCATGACTTTTACACACAGTAGAATTCGCAAAAAATATGTTCCATGTGTAATACAGGCACTATCTCAAAGGAGTAAtctataaataattttttatggcAAATTCTTGGGGAACAAAAGTACAAACTCTTGTAAAGGGAGTATCAATTGTTTAGCTATAAAAGCACTTTTTGCACCTGTGTGTATTTGACTTTTAAGTCCAccagatggagacagaaaacGTGTTGCGCTGTATTCCTCCAGTAATACTGGTGTGTTCTTAAATCTGTATTTGTATGGCATTATCTTCTGTGTGCTAGCTGGCACATCTAGAGAAGAACACACTTGGaggtttttttctctgtgctgctggtgaTCTTCACCTCTCGCCCTGTGGGGCCCTGCCAGACGagcaaaaaacagacaaagaaaaagaaattacacacacaagcagtaTAACATACATCTCTAATCCCATGTTTATGGAGGAACAAAAGCTTCAGTTTGGTGTTATTTGGTATAACAAGTCCGTTCTGACTCACTGGTTTCTTGCTGGATTTCTGTAGTATGTCACGTGCCAAAGCCAGAAAagactaaagaaaacaaaaacataagacgaatgagagaaaatgaaagtcaaTGTCTGCAGCATATGTATACTATCATAAGAAAAGCAGCTTGTGAGTTTAAATTTAATGAAGTGTCAAGACAGTGTTTTGTTagtctgtggttttttttcCGGCTCACCTCCTCGACATTAATGCTGGACTTTGCACTGGTCTCGAAGAACCTGATGCCATGATCCTTAGCCAGCTGTCAACCACAGACACGGAACTGGTTACAGGTCAGGATATGAGTGATCATAACTTAGGGCTTCTTATCTAAAGTCAATTCAAAGCTGGCATATCAAGAATGTGACATACTCTGTCCCTTCCTCAAATAATCACCACCTTGTATAAAGTTAAAAGAGACTCCATATTAATAAtctgttgtttcattttctattgTTTCTTTCTCACAATTAAACTACAGCAGCTCTTCATTCTTCGATCCATCTACCCACTATTCTGAAAGACAGTACTTTCTCAATACTGATACTTCAAAATTACACTTACAGCTTACAACACATGGGCTGTAATTACATTGCTGTGAATGTCGTCTCACCTTTTCTCCTGTCTCCTTGGAAACTTTCCGCTTCGCCTCAATGTCACACTTATTACCTAGCAACATCCGACTGACCCCAGCTGATGCATTCTGGGAAAGAGGGAACGCAATTAATTGATTAGGGCAAGTTGAGTTGGGGTGTACTTAGGTAAAGGTGCTTGCTTGGCGGCAGACACAGATAAAGAGATTAAAGGGAATGgacagcagaagtcttaacaTGAAAGTCTGAACTGAACAACCAGAGTGATCTGCACTTGAGAGGCAATAACAGCAGCTGCTTGCAGCAGGAGAGCGGTCTCTGCGGTCACTGAAAGTATCAGATAAgatgtttcattaaaaataaataaaagtagggCATATGTGGACGCTGACTGTGGGTCTGTATTCACAGTAATCGTAAGTCGTTGATTTAACGTCCATTTTATGAGATTGTGTGAAGGTATTTTACTACGCAGTGTTCATTCTTTGTATGAATACTTTCATATTTTCCTCACATTATGTCCTGGTGTGTCCAACAAATGAAATAGTAGTAAATGAAATACTACATTgtctcaaaaaaaacaaacaaccttgCCAGTGGAAAGGTTGGCTCACTTGGTGGTATTTAGCCATGTTTTGATTTGATCTGTTTAGATTTAGTTTTAGTCCTGTTGATAGAtgaataagacaaaaaaaaacaaaaaactcctGTCCTTAGACAATCATCAGGTAAAACTATTTTTCACCGTGGACAGTTTTCGCTCGGGCTACGTCTTCAGTAGAAAGAAGCTTTAGGGCTGGAATATGTTTCGTGTGATTTGGATGTACTGACCCTTTAAAATCACCAGTTGTGCAATGACCCTAGCTTTGTTGTTGCAGTGAGTAAAGACCCGTACTCATGACTAATATGGCTCCCACTGACTATGCACTGTTTTTAAGTATTTCCTGCTTGCCTTTGTCATGGTTAAGTGGAAACAGACTCACTTCTTTGATGCTCTTCATCCAGTTCTGAATGTTTTCGAAGGACTTCTCGTCTGTGATGTCGTACACCAGGATGATGccctgacacacagagacgagagagggggagaggggagagtcAGTCAAAGGTACAGAGCCAACACAAAGGGGCAGTGATGTCAGCCTGATTATCCAGTCTGCTTGTTCTGCAGGCGTCCTGTGCTCACCATGGCCCCTCTGTAGTAGGCTGTTGTAATGGTCTTGAACCTCTCCTGCCCTGCTGTGTCCCTGCACAAAGCAACACACAttcaaagtcaaaaaatgtGCACTGATGCGTGCGTAACTTGCAAAGGACTCAAAAACGCAACAGTAGTTAAGAGAAAGTTGTGAGAGATGTAGCAAAATGCAGAGTGATGCATTTAATGTGCATTTTacactgaatttaaatgtcGCTGTAACAACACCCTCACATGACATGAAGTGGCACTCTGTGGCGGCCATGTGTGATGGATACTTGCACAATAAACCCTGTCATAAAATCTTGATTTGGAGAACAAGAGGGAGgttcctctttcctctcagtaaaatgagacagaggcaggcagaAAACAGACGAACATGACTCAGTGTATCAGCTTGACCTGCCTCCACCAAATCACAGAACAACTCCAGAAAGCAACCGTCTGTCACCTCTTACCAGACTTGtagtttcactttctttccGTCCACTTCAATGGTTTTCACTTTAAAGTCGATGCCTGAGAGATAACAAGAGGACAGAAAGAgcgtagaggaggaggaggggggcagagAATGAGTTAAATACCTCAGATATGAACTAAAAACACACCCAcccaggcacacacacacattgcagaATATATAGGTCACCCTCACTTGGGTGGGGACTGATTCATGGTCATTTTCACTGTGATTTTGACCCCTCAGTGCACTCCCGTCCACTGACAGACATAAAGGAAAGATGTACAGGCCTGAGGGATGCACTGTCTGTgagttatgttttctttttcttttctttttttgtcctgcTGGATGCACAAGctgacagacggacagacagtaaggggcagaggaggaggggggctgtCCTGTGCAAAAACTGAGCATGCCAGAAAGCCAACCATTCTTCTGGGAACGTAGAGATGGTAAAAGAGATAGGAATGAGGGTGGGTGGACCTTCTGAGAGCCAAGTGAGAGGAATGAGATCTGAGAGAGAGATCGGAGAGAGGGTCAGGGAAGAGAcagcacacacattcaacaaacagaaagaaagagagataaaagacagaatgaaaataagaacaaataaGAGAGCACAGACTAGTTGAGACATGAAAGCAGTCGGACAAACCAGTTTGTGCAGTGCCGGGCATCACATACAGGAAGAATGAAATGTCAGCAAACATTTGTCCTGCTCACATCCCAGGTTTCAGACAGGCCAATCATAAGCTGGTGCAGAAATGTCGTATAGGTTATAAGGCAAACATTACACTGTAACAACGTACCGATGGTGGAAATGTACGTGGAGTTGAAATTGTCCTCAGCGAAACGAATGATCAGACATGTTTTCCCCACTCCGCTGTCCCCGATGAGTAACAATTTGAAAAGGAAATCATACTTTTTCGCCATGGTTGGAGCTGTTCTTCAAAGTTAAAGCAGAACTCAAAGGGGATAAGTTGGAGTTGCCCCTATATAAAAGATCCTTTTCATCGACGTACGCTTTAAATCTTGATTTCTTTCCTTATGATTCAAAACAAAcgggtttttaaaaaatgttacgCCATGTAACGAGTGGAtcaacttttccttttttcctcgCAGACTTGTCACCGGTAAATTCCGATCCCCCTCAGTGCTTCTGGATAGAGTGAGCTGGATAGAGAAATACACTCCATCCAAAGTTAAACTATCTACTGCAGATCAGCCTTCATCATCAAATCTATTCGAGGTGCATTTTACAGTCCTCCGACAGTCAGTATCACTCCATTTACAAACATACCGGGGTGGCTACGTGTTTTTTCAGcctccaaaaaaaaacttgctgtcGGCCCA containing:
- the rab13 gene encoding ras-related protein Rab-13 yields the protein MAKKYDFLFKLLLIGDSGVGKTCLIIRFAEDNFNSTYISTIGIDFKVKTIEVDGKKVKLQVWDTAGQERFKTITTAYYRGAMGIILVYDITDEKSFENIQNWMKSIKENASAGVSRMLLGNKCDIEAKRKVSKETGEKLAKDHGIRFFETSAKSSINVEESFLALARDILQKSSKKPGPTGREVKITSSTEKKTSKCVLL